The following are from one region of the Actinoplanes sp. L3-i22 genome:
- a CDS encoding DHA2 family efflux MFS transporter permease subunit, translated as MNPVRYGTNAGRLVLLATVLGSSLAFVDATVVNLALPELGRNLGASAAGLQWTINGYALSLAALILVGGSLGDRLGRKRVFMAGVTWFALASLLCGLAPNIELLIAARVLQGIGGALLTPGALAILEASFVPDDRAKAIGAWSGLGGVGGALGPFLGGWLLEIGSWRFLFLINVPVAALVLWVAARHVPESRDPGAARSFDLAGLLFGAAGLGGLTYGFTAWPAHGAGSPVVLIPLLIGVLGMTAFVLAEMRSPHPMVPPEIFRHRSFTGANLVTFLVYAANGGVFFLVVVNLQVVAGYSAITAGLAMLPVTVIMLLLSARGGALGQRIGPRIPMTVGPLLCGAALVLMSTIGPHAPYLTRVLPAVILFGLGLALLVAPLTATALGALDDAHAGIASGVNNAVARAAGLLSVAVLPLAAGLGSGSLTESTQLHPVYQHAMLICAALMGAGALTAFAVIPTRLPPKPTPNRSFCDPASPPVHPQPHPDPQTQVQTQP; from the coding sequence ATGAATCCGGTTCGGTACGGCACCAACGCCGGACGTCTGGTGTTGCTGGCCACCGTGCTCGGCTCCAGCCTGGCGTTCGTCGACGCCACGGTGGTCAACCTGGCCCTCCCCGAGCTGGGGCGGAACCTGGGCGCCTCCGCGGCGGGCCTGCAGTGGACGATCAACGGCTACGCGCTCTCCCTCGCCGCCCTGATCCTGGTCGGCGGCTCGCTCGGCGACCGGCTCGGCCGCAAGCGGGTCTTCATGGCCGGCGTCACCTGGTTCGCGCTGGCCTCGCTGCTCTGCGGCCTCGCCCCGAACATCGAGCTGCTGATCGCCGCCCGGGTGCTGCAGGGCATCGGCGGCGCGCTGCTCACCCCGGGCGCGCTCGCCATCCTGGAGGCCTCCTTCGTGCCGGACGATCGGGCCAAGGCGATCGGCGCCTGGTCCGGGCTCGGCGGCGTCGGTGGGGCGCTCGGGCCGTTCCTCGGCGGCTGGCTGCTGGAGATCGGCAGCTGGCGGTTCCTGTTCCTGATCAACGTGCCGGTCGCGGCGCTGGTCCTCTGGGTGGCCGCCCGCCACGTGCCGGAGTCCCGCGACCCGGGCGCCGCCCGCAGCTTCGACCTGGCCGGGCTGCTCTTCGGGGCGGCCGGGCTGGGCGGCCTGACCTACGGGTTCACCGCCTGGCCGGCGCACGGCGCGGGCTCGCCGGTCGTGCTGATCCCGCTGCTCATCGGCGTGCTGGGGATGACCGCGTTCGTCCTCGCCGAGATGCGCTCGCCGCACCCGATGGTGCCGCCGGAGATCTTCCGGCACCGCTCCTTCACCGGCGCCAACCTGGTGACCTTCCTGGTCTACGCGGCGAACGGTGGCGTGTTCTTCCTGGTCGTGGTCAACCTGCAGGTGGTGGCGGGCTATTCGGCGATCACCGCGGGCCTGGCCATGCTCCCGGTGACGGTGATCATGCTGCTGCTCTCGGCCCGCGGCGGCGCCCTCGGCCAGCGGATCGGGCCACGCATCCCGATGACCGTCGGCCCGCTGCTCTGCGGCGCCGCCCTGGTGCTGATGTCGACGATCGGGCCGCACGCGCCCTACCTGACCCGGGTCCTGCCCGCGGTCATCCTCTTCGGCCTCGGGCTGGCGCTGCTGGTCGCCCCGCTCACCGCCACCGCGCTCGGTGCTCTGGACGACGCGCACGCCGGCATCGCCTCGGGGGTCAACAACGCGGTGGCCCGGGCGGCCGGCCTGCTCTCGGTCGCGGTCCTGCCGCTGGCCGCCGGCCTGGGCTCGGGCTCCCTCACCGAGTCCACCCAGCTCCACCCGGTCTACCAGCACGCCATGCTGATCTGCGCCGCCCTGATGGGGGCCGGCGCTCTGACCGCCTTCGCCGTGATCCCCACCCGCCTGCCGCCGAAGCCCACCCCCAACCGCTCCTTCTGCGACCCGGCCTCACCCCCGGTCCACCCCCAGCCGCACCCCGACCCCCAGACCCAGGTCCAGACCCAGCCGTAG
- a CDS encoding sigma-70 family RNA polymerase sigma factor: MKRRVSPDEQLMTALYTEHYAVLINFVSRYVSDRHKAEDLVQETLLRAWKHIDHLDPEPGRTRSYLLTIARNVVTNAWRAEQRRPRLVSDETAVNSVPSADNVDQMVEGWLVAEALERLSPEHRAVIQAMYYEGQSVADAARRLSVPEGTVKSRAYYAVRALRAVFEEMGMLRSGGVS; encoded by the coding sequence ATGAAGCGACGGGTGAGCCCCGACGAGCAACTGATGACCGCGCTCTACACGGAACACTATGCAGTTCTGATCAACTTCGTCTCGAGATACGTCTCCGATCGGCACAAGGCCGAGGACCTGGTCCAGGAGACGTTGTTACGGGCGTGGAAGCACATCGACCACCTCGACCCGGAACCCGGGCGAACCAGGTCGTACCTGCTCACCATCGCTCGTAACGTGGTGACCAACGCGTGGCGGGCGGAACAGCGCCGGCCCCGGCTGGTCTCCGACGAGACCGCGGTCAACTCCGTGCCGTCGGCGGACAATGTGGATCAAATGGTGGAGGGCTGGCTGGTCGCGGAAGCGCTGGAACGGCTGTCCCCGGAACATCGGGCGGTGATACAGGCGATGTACTACGAGGGGCAGAGCGTGGCTGACGCGGCGCGACGGCTCTCGGTGCCGGAGGGCACGGTGAAATCGCGCGCCTACTACGCGGTTCGCGCGCTCCGCGCCGTATTCGAGGAGATGGGCATGCTCCGGAGCGGGGGTGTGTCATGA
- a CDS encoding GNAT family N-acetyltransferase, producing the protein MIRTARADDIPEMQRIEVEAGRMFLTLDMGLVAGDEPLSTAELLDYQRDGRAWVVADAADRPIAYAIALFADRVAHLEQVSVHPACAGRRLGADLVERVAGWAREQGSPALTLTTFADVPWNAPYYERLGFRRLADDEITPELRAIRAEEAAHGLDRWPRLAMRREL; encoded by the coding sequence ATGATCAGAACGGCGCGTGCGGACGACATTCCCGAGATGCAGCGCATCGAGGTCGAAGCGGGCCGGATGTTCCTGACACTGGACATGGGGCTGGTCGCGGGGGACGAGCCGTTGAGCACCGCCGAGCTGCTCGACTATCAGCGGGACGGGCGGGCCTGGGTGGTCGCGGACGCGGCGGATCGGCCCATCGCGTACGCAATCGCGCTTTTTGCCGACCGCGTGGCGCACCTTGAGCAGGTTTCCGTGCACCCCGCCTGCGCCGGCCGAAGGCTCGGCGCGGATCTGGTCGAGCGCGTCGCCGGATGGGCCCGGGAGCAGGGCTCACCGGCGCTGACCCTGACCACGTTCGCCGACGTCCCGTGGAACGCGCCGTACTACGAGCGCCTCGGCTTCCGGCGGCTGGCCGACGACGAGATCACCCCGGAGCTGCGCGCGATCCGTGCCGAGGAGGCCGCCCACGGCCTGGACCGATGGCCCCGTCTCGCCATGCGTCGCGAGCTCTGA
- a CDS encoding zf-HC2 domain-containing protein: MSDLDEHDSLHRLLGGYLLGGLDEADTDKLDAHLHDCAECRAELDRLAPVPEMLQHLPDARHMGGDLPPLTVAPTARPSPQNIESLLGRMRAEKTRETRVSRTRWLVAASVAVIAAGAIGYGVIINNNTGGDGTTQTPPVAAQSVVANFRAEAGSAMGGQATLVKKAWGAQVSLNMTGMSGKAPFYCIVKRADGKQEQAAVWGETPEHTAKVDGSSSFPAADVKSIVITDADGKVLGSATVT, encoded by the coding sequence ATGAGCGATCTCGACGAGCACGACAGCCTGCACCGTCTGTTGGGTGGCTATCTGCTGGGCGGGCTGGACGAGGCGGACACCGACAAGCTCGACGCGCACCTGCACGACTGCGCCGAGTGCCGGGCGGAACTGGACCGGCTCGCACCGGTACCGGAGATGCTGCAGCACCTGCCGGATGCCCGGCACATGGGCGGCGACTTACCACCGCTCACGGTCGCGCCGACCGCGCGGCCGAGTCCGCAGAACATCGAGAGTCTGCTCGGCCGGATGCGGGCGGAGAAGACCAGGGAGACCCGGGTCAGCCGGACGCGCTGGCTGGTCGCGGCGTCGGTGGCGGTGATCGCGGCCGGGGCGATCGGCTACGGCGTGATCATCAACAACAACACCGGCGGCGACGGTACGACGCAGACCCCGCCCGTCGCGGCGCAGAGCGTCGTCGCGAACTTCCGGGCCGAGGCCGGCAGTGCCATGGGCGGTCAGGCGACCCTGGTCAAGAAGGCGTGGGGCGCCCAGGTCTCCCTGAACATGACCGGCATGTCGGGCAAGGCGCCGTTCTACTGCATCGTCAAACGCGCCGACGGCAAACAGGAACAGGCGGCGGTCTGGGGCGAGACGCCCGAGCACACCGCCAAGGTCGACGGGTCCAGCTCGTTCCCGGCGGCCGACGTGAAGAGCATCGTGATCACCGACGCCGACGGAAAAGTGCTCGGCAGCGCGACGGTGACCTGA
- a CDS encoding response regulator transcription factor, whose product MFTVLIADDEADHRDLLSLALRRFGYQVVTADDADSALQVLARGGVDAALIDVRMPGPSGIELCRRIRDDPALESLPIMVVSADVHHERVTDALHAGADDYLCKPFARDELVARLGDLLRRPGTGMIRSSAAARAALAAARHVRPTAPPTRYEEIQIRHSA is encoded by the coding sequence GTGTTCACCGTTCTGATCGCCGACGACGAGGCCGACCACCGGGATCTGCTCTCGCTCGCCCTGCGCCGCTTCGGCTACCAGGTCGTCACCGCCGACGACGCCGACAGCGCGCTCCAGGTGCTGGCCCGCGGCGGCGTCGACGCGGCCCTGATCGACGTGCGGATGCCCGGTCCGTCCGGCATCGAGCTGTGTCGCCGAATACGCGACGATCCGGCCCTGGAGTCCTTACCGATCATGGTGGTCAGCGCGGACGTGCACCACGAACGGGTCACCGACGCCCTGCACGCCGGGGCCGACGACTACCTCTGCAAGCCGTTCGCCCGCGACGAGTTGGTGGCCCGACTCGGCGACCTGCTGCGCCGCCCGGGCACCGGGATGATCCGCTCGTCGGCCGCGGCCCGGGCCGCACTGGCCGCCGCCCGGCACGTACGCCCGACGGCACCGCCCACTCGTTACGAAGAGATCCAGATACGACACTCGGCTTGA
- a CDS encoding LD-carboxypeptidase — MSPHMPPKPRPGDRVAVLSPAFAAPGLFPERHEQALRRIRDELGLDPVEFPTTRQLGAPAADRAADLMAAWADPTIRAVFATIGGDDQITVLPHLDPAVFRADPKPFFGFSDNTNLLNWLWGHGLGAYHGGSTMMHLARGGGIQAVHLASLRAALFDGGDLVIAPVPAFSEEETDWASASAMTPPLVPSPGHFWHLGSRSESVVTGPSWGGNLEILHWNLAADRWIRPVEDYAGCVLLLETSEEMPPGEEVFRMLRNFGERGLLRQFPAVLVGTAKATVFTSPRPVAERRQYRDEQREAILRAFAVYHPSAMIVFGVDFGHTDPQYVLPYGGRITVDGPAEKITAHF, encoded by the coding sequence ATGTCACCGCACATGCCCCCGAAGCCGCGTCCCGGCGACCGGGTTGCCGTGCTCTCCCCGGCCTTCGCCGCGCCCGGCCTCTTCCCGGAGCGTCACGAGCAGGCGCTCCGCCGGATCCGCGACGAGTTGGGGCTGGACCCGGTGGAGTTCCCGACCACCCGGCAGCTCGGCGCTCCCGCGGCCGACCGGGCCGCCGACCTGATGGCGGCCTGGGCCGACCCGACGATCCGGGCGGTGTTCGCCACGATCGGCGGCGACGACCAGATCACCGTGCTGCCGCACCTCGACCCGGCGGTGTTCCGCGCCGACCCGAAGCCGTTCTTCGGGTTCTCGGACAACACCAACCTGCTGAACTGGCTGTGGGGGCACGGGCTCGGGGCCTACCACGGCGGGTCGACGATGATGCACCTCGCGCGCGGCGGCGGGATCCAGGCGGTGCACCTGGCCTCGCTGCGGGCCGCTCTCTTCGACGGCGGTGACCTGGTCATCGCGCCGGTCCCCGCGTTCAGCGAGGAGGAGACGGACTGGGCTTCCGCTTCTGCGATGACGCCGCCTTTGGTGCCCAGCCCCGGCCACTTCTGGCACCTCGGTTCCCGATCAGAATCGGTCGTTACCGGGCCGAGCTGGGGCGGCAATCTGGAGATTCTGCACTGGAATCTGGCGGCTGATCGCTGGATCCGGCCGGTCGAGGACTATGCCGGGTGCGTGCTCCTGCTGGAGACGTCCGAGGAGATGCCGCCGGGCGAGGAGGTCTTCCGGATGCTCCGGAACTTCGGCGAGCGGGGGTTGTTGCGGCAGTTCCCGGCGGTTCTGGTCGGCACCGCCAAGGCGACGGTCTTCACCAGCCCGCGCCCGGTGGCGGAGCGCCGGCAGTACCGCGACGAGCAGCGGGAGGCGATCCTGCGGGCCTTCGCGGTCTACCACCCGTCGGCGATGATCGTCTTCGGGGTCGATTTCGGTCACACCGATCCGCAGTATGTCCTCCCCTACGGCGGCCGGATCACGGTCGACGGGCCGGCCGAGAAGATCACCGCGCACTTCTAA
- a CDS encoding neprosin family prolyl endopeptidase — MLKSRRGLLAAGLAVAVIGAIGVVSTLNAGAEQIPGATAEASAAAEPALQPPAELPWGARPQRVKRGKTGTSSKSLKAAGLSVAGDTNQADDEFAPKGRSNKSTFLRTAKTNVVPPEPSGVPSPSASSDSGTVNFLYNVGAQSAVSDGAYVNLTVNKPKLAKEDYHTLAELAVQSADGNQIVEVGWNVDRVVNGDDDPHLFVYHWVNRQTSCYNGCGYVQYSKTVFPGDTLAVDQQRRFGIQYFNDAWWIAFDTEWVGYFPAKLWGDVSFAKTGLVQVFGEVAASSDKPCTEMGNGKKSDDTTSARIGSVAYLNGPDPSVTVRSTSDYYSVNQLSARTFRYGGPGACGTTTPTPTPTITASATTAAK; from the coding sequence GTGTTGAAGTCACGCCGCGGTCTGCTCGCCGCCGGCCTCGCCGTCGCGGTGATCGGTGCGATCGGAGTCGTCTCCACCCTCAACGCGGGGGCCGAGCAGATTCCGGGCGCGACCGCCGAAGCCTCCGCCGCGGCCGAGCCGGCCCTGCAGCCGCCGGCCGAGCTTCCGTGGGGCGCCAGGCCGCAGCGGGTCAAGCGCGGCAAGACCGGCACCAGCAGCAAGTCGCTCAAGGCGGCCGGGCTCAGCGTGGCCGGCGACACGAACCAGGCCGACGACGAGTTCGCGCCGAAGGGCCGCAGCAACAAGTCGACCTTCCTGCGGACCGCGAAGACCAACGTGGTCCCGCCGGAGCCGTCGGGCGTGCCGTCCCCGTCGGCGAGCAGCGACTCCGGGACAGTCAACTTCCTCTACAACGTCGGTGCGCAGTCGGCCGTCTCGGACGGCGCCTACGTCAACCTGACGGTCAACAAGCCGAAGCTCGCGAAAGAGGACTACCACACCCTCGCCGAGCTGGCCGTGCAGTCCGCGGACGGCAACCAGATCGTCGAGGTCGGGTGGAACGTCGACCGGGTGGTCAACGGTGACGACGACCCGCACCTGTTCGTCTACCACTGGGTGAACCGGCAGACGTCCTGCTACAACGGCTGCGGCTACGTGCAGTACAGCAAGACCGTGTTCCCCGGCGACACCCTCGCGGTGGACCAGCAGCGGCGGTTCGGGATCCAGTACTTCAACGACGCCTGGTGGATCGCGTTCGACACCGAGTGGGTCGGCTACTTCCCGGCCAAGCTCTGGGGCGACGTGTCGTTCGCCAAGACCGGCCTGGTCCAGGTCTTCGGCGAGGTGGCCGCGTCCTCCGACAAGCCGTGCACGGAGATGGGCAACGGCAAGAAGTCCGACGACACCACGTCGGCCCGGATCGGCAGCGTGGCCTACCTGAACGGGCCGGACCCGAGCGTCACGGTGCGCAGCACCAGCGACTACTACTCGGTGAACCAGCTGAGTGCCCGGACCTTCCGGTACGGCGGGCCCGGCGCGTGCGGCACCACCACGCCGACGCCGACCCCGACGATCACCGCGAGCGCGACCACCGCGGCCAAGTAG